The Streptomyces kaniharaensis genome segment CTCCCCGCCGGATCACCGGCCCCGCGCCAGCTCGCCCGTCTCGAACAACGCCTTCGCATCACCGGCGCCACCCTTCTGACCCCGCTGCCCTGGCCCGGCACTGCCGAGCTGCGCCTGACCGTGAGCGGCTCCGCTTGGAGCGGGCTCGGCGACGGGTACGGCGCTCTTGAGTCCCGGACGGTTGCCGCCCGCTGCGTCGGCCGGGGCCGTGCCGCCCGGCCACGCGAGGCGCTCCTGCGGCTGCCCGACGAGTGCGGTGGCGTGAGCGCCGCAGTCCCGGTGCCGGCTGTGGCGCGTCCCGGCGGTGTGGAAGCCGTTGCCGCGGTGGTCGCTGCGGGCTGACGGAGTGTTGGCCTGGCCGGATGGGCTGTCAGCCCGTACACGGAGCGGGTGGGCGGGTTCGGACAGGAGATCCGCATACGGAAACAGTGACGCTGGTCACATTTATTACCGACGGTGACCCGTCAGGTACTCGAAAGTAACTGGCGTGGGGCCGAGTTGGAGCGGGTGTACCGGGCTCGCGACATGTGCCGCTGTCACGCTGCGTTGCCGTTAGCGATCTTTCCGTGAAATCCCTCTAGGCCATATGCGTGAACCGGGGTGCTCGTTTGCAAGTCTGAAGGTGGGCCACAAGGTGGCTTCGGCGTGCAGAACCTGACGCCGTACCTGACCGAAAGAGTGAGATGGACACCCTCTGCGAAACGGCTGCAGCCCTCCAGCCGGTCCGCACCAACGCCCGCCCGCAGCTGGTGCTCAGCTCGGTGGCGGCCGCCGCGCACTCGAGTTCGGGAGCGCCCCGGTGAACGACGACACCTTCGCGAGCAGTGAGAGCGGTTCCGCCGTGCACGAGCCCGTCGACCTCTCGCTGGACTTCGAGGCCTACTTCCTGGCCAAGCAGCGGACGTTCCGTCGCTACGCCGCCGAGATGATCGGGGACACGTCGGTCGGCGACGAGGTCGCGCACGAGGTGTTCACCTACCTCGCCCACAACTGGGCCCAGGCCCTCGCCGCCCCGGACTTCGAACAGCACACCTGGGGGATCCTCGCCGGCGCCGTCATGTACCGGGTCCACTGGCTCCAGCGGGAGAAGGACCTGGCCGCCCGTCTCCGGGCAGCGCGCCAGAAGCTGAAGCAGATGCACGAGACCCTCTCCCGGATCGAGGGCGGCGCCGGCCTCTACACCGCCCTCGCCGAACTGCCGACCCGCCAGTGCGAAGCGTTCGTTCTGCACACCAGCATGGGCTACACCGCCGAGTACAGCGCCGAGATCCTGGGCATCCACCCCCGGACCGTCGACTACCACCACCGCCGCGCGATCGCGGCCCTCGAACGACTGCTCACCGCCCGACATGTCCTGCGCCGCACCGCCGTCGTACCCGGGCCCCGCCGCGAAGGAGCCGACCGATGAAGCCCGAGAAGAACCT includes the following:
- a CDS encoding RNA polymerase sigma factor, with the protein product MNDDTFASSESGSAVHEPVDLSLDFEAYFLAKQRTFRRYAAEMIGDTSVGDEVAHEVFTYLAHNWAQALAAPDFEQHTWGILAGAVMYRVHWLQREKDLAARLRAARQKLKQMHETLSRIEGGAGLYTALAELPTRQCEAFVLHTSMGYTAEYSAEILGIHPRTVDYHHRRAIAALERLLTARHVLRRTAVVPGPRREGADR